One stretch of Cyanobacteria bacterium GSL.Bin1 DNA includes these proteins:
- the prmC gene encoding peptide chain release factor N(5)-glutamine methyltransferase, with amino-acid sequence MVSGQELAFWREESCQAAIARGIPPQEVDWLLQSIAGLSPLSLRLESYKTDLEIALRVPFSQLKQLWEKRLQDRVPVQYLVGETPWRDLTLKVSPAVLIPRPETEMIVELALEYGRDQFYTGHWVDLGTGSGAIALALAKALPEAKIHAVDSSPEALAIAKENAYLLGLTNQIEFYQGSWFSPLQHLQGEISVMVSNPPYIPTATLGELQPEVRQHEPMAALNGGEDGLVAIRHLIQTAPQFLLDGGLWLIEMEARQADTVKELLEKNGYYHPITIHKDLAGIERFARADVRKLPSDDYDG; translated from the coding sequence ATGGTTTCTGGTCAAGAGTTAGCTTTTTGGCGAGAAGAAAGTTGCCAAGCCGCGATCGCGCGAGGGATTCCTCCCCAAGAAGTGGATTGGTTATTACAGAGCATCGCAGGGTTAAGCCCCCTCAGTTTACGCTTAGAAAGCTATAAAACTGATCTCGAAATTGCCCTGCGGGTTCCATTTTCACAATTAAAACAACTCTGGGAAAAACGGCTTCAAGACCGAGTTCCGGTTCAATATCTCGTCGGGGAAACGCCTTGGCGAGATTTAACCTTGAAAGTCTCGCCGGCAGTGCTGATTCCGCGACCGGAAACGGAAATGATAGTCGAACTGGCACTCGAGTATGGACGCGATCAGTTTTATACTGGACATTGGGTGGATTTAGGAACGGGCAGTGGCGCGATCGCGCTTGCTTTAGCCAAAGCCCTACCGGAGGCGAAAATTCACGCCGTTGATAGCAGCCCAGAAGCCTTAGCCATTGCCAAAGAAAATGCTTACCTTTTAGGGCTGACAAATCAAATTGAATTCTATCAAGGATCTTGGTTTTCTCCCCTCCAACACCTACAAGGTGAAATCAGTGTCATGGTATCCAATCCTCCCTACATTCCGACTGCCACCTTAGGGGAACTGCAACCGGAAGTGAGACAGCACGAACCAATGGCCGCTCTCAATGGAGGAGAAGATGGGTTAGTAGCAATTCGTCACTTAATTCAAACTGCCCCGCAATTTCTCCTTGACGGGGGTCTCTGGCTCATTGAAATGGAAGCAAGACAAGCCGATACCGTCAAGGAATTACTGGAGAAGAACGGTTATTATCACCCCATTACGATCCACAAAGACTTAGCGGGAATTGAACGATTTGCACGAGCCGATGTGAGGAAATTGCCTTCAGACGATTATGATGGATGA
- a CDS encoding cytochrome P450 — translation MKQTIPGLETPPLLQTLELIANPIRFFQKYQHRYGDIFSARILGNQSPNIFFVGDPQAIETIFTAPPEQFQLGKITHVFRPFTGNQSLIMLDGEEHLRQRKLLMPPLHGKRMHFYQDVICELTEELLSTLPKNQPFSSRNLTAKITLKVILRVVFGIKSDARSRQLEQLITELLEAITNPLYSSLFFFPPLQIDLGKYSPWGHFVRKQRAIDTLIYEEIKERRQQDYSQKTDILSLLLSAKDEGGNGMSDSELRDQLITLLFLGHETTASALAWMFYWVYSLPEIWNQLNTEMQSLGSSPSPQTLLELPYLDAVCKETLRLYPIALIAQPRIVQETIQLHHQSFSPETILVPCIYLAHHHEVTFPQSHSFQPERFLNHQFSPYQYCPFGGGNRACIGAAFSLYEMKLIFGTIFANLSLKLAPQAPVKPVRRGITIVPSGGVKMICQA, via the coding sequence ATGAAGCAGACAATTCCTGGTTTAGAAACCCCTCCGCTATTGCAAACCTTAGAACTGATTGCTAACCCAATTCGCTTTTTTCAGAAATATCAACATCGCTATGGAGATATCTTTTCCGCAAGAATTTTAGGGAATCAGTCCCCTAATATATTTTTTGTCGGTGACCCGCAAGCCATCGAAACAATTTTCACAGCCCCTCCAGAACAATTTCAGTTGGGAAAAATCACTCATGTTTTTCGCCCTTTTACTGGCAATCAATCCCTCATTATGTTGGATGGAGAAGAGCATTTGCGACAGCGTAAGTTATTAATGCCGCCCCTACATGGTAAGCGGATGCACTTCTATCAGGATGTGATTTGTGAATTAACCGAAGAATTGTTATCCACACTTCCGAAAAATCAGCCTTTTTCCAGCCGGAATTTAACGGCTAAAATTACATTAAAAGTTATTTTGCGTGTGGTTTTTGGCATTAAATCGGATGCGCGATCGCGCCAACTTGAGCAATTAATTACGGAACTGCTAGAAGCCATTACTAATCCTCTCTATTCCAGTTTATTTTTCTTTCCTCCCTTACAAATTGACTTAGGGAAATATAGTCCTTGGGGTCACTTTGTTCGTAAACAACGTGCAATCGATACTTTAATTTATGAAGAAATTAAAGAACGTCGCCAACAAGACTATTCACAAAAAACTGATATTTTAAGTTTATTATTATCCGCTAAGGATGAAGGGGGTAATGGAATGAGTGATTCAGAGTTGCGCGATCAGTTGATTACACTGCTTTTTTTAGGTCATGAAACAACAGCCTCTGCTCTGGCTTGGATGTTTTATTGGGTATATTCCTTACCAGAAATATGGAACCAATTAAATACAGAAATGCAATCTTTAGGCTCTTCTCCTTCTCCGCAAACTTTACTAGAATTGCCCTATTTAGATGCAGTTTGTAAAGAAACATTAAGACTCTATCCCATTGCTTTAATTGCTCAGCCGAGAATCGTTCAGGAAACAATTCAACTTCATCATCAGTCATTTTCACCGGAAACGATTTTAGTCCCTTGTATCTACTTAGCTCATCATCATGAAGTCACTTTTCCCCAGTCCCACTCCTTCCAACCAGAGCGATTTTTAAATCATCAATTTAGTCCCTATCAATATTGCCCTTTTGGTGGAGGAAATCGTGCTTGTATTGGCGCTGCATTTTCTTTGTACGAAATGAAATTAATTTTCGGTACTATTTTTGCTAATCTATCTTTAAAGCTCGCCCCTCAAGCTCCGGTTAAACCAGTGCGCAGGGGAATTACAATTGTTCCTTCCGGAGGAGTGAAAATGATTTGCCAAGCTTAA
- a CDS encoding ribonuclease Z, with protein sequence MEITFLGTSSGVPTRSRNVSSVALRLPQKSEIWLFDCGEGTQHQLMRSDLKSSQIRRIFITHMHGDHTFGLPGFLASTGLAGSKGQIDIYGPPELKDYLKACTHYSHTHFASRVQVHGVQPGVVLENEQFTVTCNPLKHRIPAFGYAVTEKDRPGRFNVEKAKALGIPPGPIYGRLKQGETITLPNGRRVSGKDLCDPDEPGRKFVYCTDTVFTENAVELAQNADVLIHEATFAHQDSDLAFERLHSTSTMAAQVALEAQVQQLIMTHFSPRYAPGNPLQLNHLLEEAQAIFPNTCLAYDFMEYPIPRQRQLETIRS encoded by the coding sequence GTGGAAATTACTTTTTTAGGAACCAGTTCCGGTGTCCCAACGCGATCGCGCAATGTCTCTAGCGTTGCCCTTCGTCTTCCGCAAAAATCAGAAATCTGGCTCTTTGATTGTGGGGAAGGGACGCAACACCAACTCATGCGCAGCGATCTCAAATCTTCTCAAATTCGCCGGATTTTTATTACCCACATGCACGGCGATCATACTTTCGGTTTGCCGGGATTCCTCGCTAGCACGGGGTTAGCCGGAAGCAAAGGCCAAATTGATATTTATGGTCCTCCTGAACTCAAAGACTATCTCAAAGCCTGTACTCACTATTCCCATACCCATTTCGCCAGTCGGGTGCAAGTTCATGGCGTGCAACCGGGTGTTGTGCTAGAAAATGAACAATTCACTGTCACTTGCAATCCTCTCAAACATCGTATTCCCGCCTTTGGTTATGCGGTGACGGAAAAAGATCGTCCGGGGCGGTTTAATGTTGAAAAAGCGAAAGCCCTTGGCATTCCACCCGGTCCGATTTACGGTCGTCTCAAACAGGGAGAAACTATTACTCTACCCAATGGTCGTCGGGTTTCGGGAAAAGATCTCTGTGATCCGGATGAACCCGGTCGCAAATTTGTCTATTGCACAGATACTGTCTTTACTGAAAATGCGGTGGAACTGGCTCAAAATGCCGATGTTTTGATTCACGAGGCAACTTTTGCTCATCAAGATTCAGACCTGGCATTTGAACGACTGCACTCTACCTCAACCATGGCAGCACAAGTTGCCTTGGAAGCGCAAGTCCAACAACTGATTATGACCCATTTTAGTCCGCGCTATGCCCCAGGGAATCCATTGCAACTCAATCACTTACTCGAAGAAGCACAAGCGATTTTTCCCAATACTTGCTTGGCGTATGATTTTATGGAGTATCCAATTCCTCGTCAGCGCCAGTTAGAAACCATTCGTTCCTAA
- a CDS encoding site-2 protease family protein encodes MFNNSETLATSAIILIAVAILVWGFNRARPYGKIGILSWLQSVVLMAPWLLFFGLFAAGIYLNLVGVLLLLLTSTGIYIYLGSRLRSAGQDVMLRQQANERLREQQSSAQDNPDQEPQENSEEEATSGAKKPPIPEEDLKTIQSLFGIDTFFSTETIPYQDGAIFKGNLRADPEQVYQELSQKLHTALGEKYRLFLVEGPENKPVVIVLPSTNDPQPSTVSQQILAVVLMVATAVTSVEAFSLLLGFDLFNNWERFQEAVPFALGLAIILGAHEVGHRIIAQRYGICLSLPFFIPSLQIGSFGAITRIESLLPSRSVLFEFALAGPAVGGLVSLLMLMAGLILSQPGSLFQVPTQFFQGSILVGSLAKVVLGSQLQESVVDVHPLTVIGWLGLVITALNLMPAGQLDGGRIVQAIYGRKTARRTTVATLIVLGIVAITNPSNPIPLYWGILILFLQRSLERPSLNELTEPDDARAALGLLALFLMLATLIPLSPGLAGKLGIGM; translated from the coding sequence ATGTTTAATAACTCAGAAACTCTCGCCACTAGTGCAATTATCCTCATTGCCGTTGCAATCCTAGTTTGGGGATTCAACCGGGCTCGACCTTATGGCAAAATTGGTATCCTATCTTGGTTACAGTCCGTTGTCCTCATGGCACCGTGGTTGCTATTTTTCGGATTATTTGCAGCAGGAATTTATCTCAACTTGGTGGGAGTGTTGTTGTTGTTATTAACTTCTACCGGAATTTATATTTATTTGGGGAGTCGTTTGCGCTCTGCAGGTCAAGATGTGATGCTGCGTCAACAAGCCAATGAACGCTTACGGGAACAACAATCCTCAGCCCAAGACAATCCAGACCAAGAACCGCAAGAGAATTCAGAAGAGGAAGCTACATCAGGGGCAAAGAAACCCCCCATTCCCGAGGAAGACTTAAAAACCATTCAAAGTTTATTTGGTATTGATACGTTTTTCAGTACAGAAACCATTCCCTATCAAGATGGTGCAATCTTTAAAGGCAACTTACGAGCCGACCCCGAACAAGTCTATCAAGAACTGTCCCAGAAGCTGCACACAGCCTTAGGGGAAAAGTATCGTCTCTTTTTGGTGGAAGGTCCGGAAAATAAACCGGTAGTCATTGTTTTACCCAGTACAAACGATCCGCAACCGAGTACCGTCAGCCAGCAGATCTTAGCCGTTGTCTTAATGGTGGCGACTGCAGTGACCAGTGTGGAAGCCTTTAGTTTATTATTGGGATTTGATTTATTTAATAATTGGGAGCGCTTTCAAGAAGCAGTCCCCTTTGCGCTCGGACTGGCGATTATTTTGGGGGCTCACGAAGTCGGTCATCGGATTATCGCTCAGCGGTATGGCATTTGTTTGAGCTTACCCTTTTTTATTCCCAGTTTACAAATTGGCTCCTTTGGGGCAATTACTCGCATTGAGTCTTTACTCCCCTCCCGCAGCGTTTTATTTGAGTTTGCCTTAGCCGGTCCAGCAGTGGGGGGACTGGTCTCGTTATTAATGCTAATGGCCGGTTTGATTTTGTCGCAACCAGGCAGTTTATTTCAAGTTCCCACTCAATTTTTTCAAGGGTCAATTTTAGTCGGTTCTTTGGCAAAAGTTGTTTTAGGGTCGCAATTACAAGAATCAGTGGTGGATGTCCACCCGCTAACCGTTATTGGTTGGTTAGGACTGGTCATTACAGCTCTCAATTTAATGCCAGCCGGTCAACTGGATGGCGGAAGAATTGTGCAAGCGATTTATGGACGGAAAACAGCTCGCCGGACAACGGTTGCCACTTTAATTGTTTTGGGCATTGTTGCAATTACCAATCCTAGTAACCCGATTCCTCTCTATTGGGGCATTTTAATTTTATTTTTACAACGTAGTCTCGAACGTCCCAGTCTGAATGAGTTAACCGAACCGGATGATGCTAGAGCCGCATTAGGATTGTTAGCATTATTTTTGATGTTAGCTACCTTGATTCCTCTCAGTCCAGGCTTAGCCGGTAAACTGGGGATTGGAATGTAA
- a CDS encoding NifU family protein: MADTKLALTPENVEKVLDDLRPYLMADGGNVDLVEIEGPIVKLRLQGACGSCPSSAMTLKMGIERRLREFIPEIAEVEQVIN; this comes from the coding sequence ATGGCTGATACTAAACTTGCCCTCACTCCAGAAAACGTAGAAAAAGTCTTAGATGACCTCCGTCCCTATCTCATGGCAGATGGCGGCAATGTCGATTTAGTTGAAATTGAAGGTCCAATTGTGAAACTCAGACTGCAAGGTGCTTGTGGCTCTTGCCCCAGTTCGGCGATGACCCTAAAAATGGGCATTGAGCGTCGTCTCCGGGAATTTATTCCAGAAATTGCAGAAGTGGAACAAGTCATAAATTAA
- a CDS encoding carboxymuconolactone decarboxylase family protein: protein MSNTQSSPEKKPYQAQLKQIKQYMGKFSAAQPDVAKAFSALHQGAATAGQLDPKTKELIALAIAVVTRCDGCIAFHTHDALQAGASKDEIMEALSVAVLMGGGPAMMYAVHVIEAMEEFEA, encoded by the coding sequence ATGAGCAACACTCAATCTTCACCAGAGAAAAAACCATATCAAGCGCAGTTGAAGCAGATCAAACAATATATGGGTAAGTTTTCAGCTGCTCAACCGGATGTTGCAAAAGCGTTTTCAGCTTTACATCAAGGGGCTGCCACGGCTGGTCAACTTGATCCAAAAACAAAAGAACTCATTGCCTTAGCCATTGCTGTCGTCACTCGTTGCGATGGGTGTATTGCCTTTCATACCCATGATGCCCTGCAAGCAGGAGCTTCAAAAGACGAAATTATGGAAGCGCTGAGTGTGGCTGTTCTCATGGGAGGCGGTCCCGCAATGATGTATGCGGTTCATGTGATAGAAGCGATGGAAGAGTTTGAAGCTTAG